In one Geotoga petraea genomic region, the following are encoded:
- a CDS encoding epoxyqueuosine reductase QueH, producing the protein MKIFLHVCCAPDLTISFERLLTQGYQPKTFFYNPNIYPEKEYNKRKKELIKLSNKWGFEIVDDNYDPKIFYSKIKNNLNNRCEECIKFRLEESAKKAKELNFDFYSTTLLASPRKSHSTIKKWGDYFADYYGIKFLYVNFRSNNGVKRASEICRTYDIYRQKYCGCSYSLNEAKELEEISRNKNFNELTNIIGEDDAKIVFSLYKKEILKIPEDLAPKYIYHGGLEVIKTLKPVMILMKKNIAEDFNLESGRVKINRWKAKFLIW; encoded by the coding sequence TTGAAAATTTTTCTTCATGTTTGTTGCGCACCTGATTTAACTATTTCTTTTGAAAGGTTATTAACCCAGGGGTACCAACCAAAAACTTTTTTTTACAACCCAAATATATATCCAGAAAAAGAATATAATAAAAGGAAAAAAGAGTTAATTAAATTATCAAATAAATGGGGCTTTGAAATTGTTGATGATAATTATGACCCAAAAATTTTTTATTCTAAAATAAAAAACAATTTGAATAATAGATGTGAAGAATGTATAAAATTTAGATTAGAAGAATCAGCAAAAAAAGCAAAAGAATTAAACTTTGATTTTTATTCAACAACTTTATTAGCTTCTCCAAGAAAATCACATTCTACCATAAAAAAATGGGGAGATTATTTTGCAGATTATTATGGTATAAAATTTTTATACGTTAATTTTAGATCAAACAATGGAGTAAAAAGGGCATCAGAAATTTGTAGAACATATGATATTTATAGACAAAAATATTGTGGTTGTTCATATTCATTAAATGAAGCAAAAGAATTAGAAGAAATTTCAAGAAATAAAAATTTTAATGAGTTAACAAATATTATTGGTGAGGATGACGCTAAAATAGTTTTTTCGCTTTATAAAAAAGAAATTTTGAAAATACCTGAAGACTTAGCTCCAAAATACATTTATCATGGAGGATTAGAGGTTATAAAAACTTTAAAACCTGTAATGATTTTGATGAAGAAGAATATCGCAGAAGATTTTAATCTCGAATCAGGCCGTGTTAAAATAAATAGATGGAAGGCAAAATTCTTAATTTGGTGA
- a CDS encoding DUF342 domain-containing protein, with protein MAKYKIKVSGDNMVANIILTDDGAKPNKEEIHSVLHSNEIVYGIQEDVINSIVNNPIYEKEYSVAYGVGPKNGEKGRLQLHVKKKKNLSSERYMNMRERSNIISLEEGELIAEIIPAKKGEPGKDVYGNEIEGLKGEDPKVVTGKNTRVENGKIYSSIPGELIFKKENQNTFYIDVSKVHTIKGDVDYSTGNVRFPGKVIIKGNVKPGFIVEAEEDIIIDGVVEAATLISGGTIKVNGIKGGNKGIIKAEYLETNYVENADIEVEKDVIINQSSINSLIKAGEKIEIIDKNGRISGGTLMAGNLISAPYIGSRMSVKTSCEVGVPPTLNEEMTVLESQIALDVQNLKKLSIILKGLMKLKKENKLTEDKVEQYRKTVQTAKELKSNLSKNEIHLERLQKSIDNSKEGGEIIAKEVIYPGAEIMIHKKKFFPNKEITKVRFVLHEDKIIMRGYNEENE; from the coding sequence ATGGCTAAATACAAAATTAAGGTTTCAGGGGATAATATGGTTGCGAACATAATCTTAACTGATGATGGGGCAAAACCAAATAAAGAAGAAATACACTCAGTTTTACATAGCAACGAAATTGTATATGGAATTCAAGAAGATGTTATTAATAGCATAGTTAACAATCCCATTTATGAAAAGGAATATTCTGTGGCTTATGGAGTGGGTCCAAAGAATGGTGAAAAAGGAAGATTGCAATTACATGTTAAAAAGAAAAAAAATTTATCATCTGAAAGATATATGAACATGAGAGAAAGGTCAAACATAATTTCTTTGGAAGAAGGAGAGTTAATTGCGGAAATTATTCCTGCAAAAAAGGGAGAACCTGGTAAAGATGTTTATGGTAACGAGATAGAAGGACTTAAAGGCGAAGACCCAAAAGTTGTAACTGGTAAAAACACAAGGGTAGAAAATGGAAAGATATATTCATCAATTCCAGGTGAGTTGATTTTTAAAAAAGAAAATCAAAATACTTTTTATATAGATGTGTCTAAAGTACACACAATAAAAGGCGATGTTGACTATTCAACTGGGAACGTTAGGTTTCCAGGAAAAGTTATAATAAAAGGAAATGTTAAGCCAGGATTTATTGTAGAAGCTGAAGAAGATATTATAATAGATGGAGTAGTAGAAGCCGCAACATTAATATCTGGAGGAACTATAAAAGTAAATGGCATAAAGGGTGGAAACAAAGGTATTATAAAAGCTGAATACTTGGAAACTAACTATGTGGAAAATGCAGATATTGAGGTTGAAAAAGATGTTATAATCAATCAGTCTTCAATAAATTCCCTGATAAAAGCTGGAGAAAAAATAGAAATAATTGATAAGAATGGCAGAATATCTGGAGGAACATTAATGGCAGGAAATTTAATTTCTGCCCCCTATATTGGGAGTAGAATGAGTGTAAAAACAAGCTGTGAGGTAGGGGTCCCTCCAACTTTAAATGAAGAAATGACGGTATTGGAAAGTCAAATAGCCTTAGATGTTCAAAATCTAAAAAAGTTATCAATTATCTTAAAGGGTTTGATGAAATTGAAAAAAGAAAATAAGCTTACAGAAGATAAGGTTGAACAATATAGAAAAACTGTACAAACTGCTAAAGAATTAAAAAGCAATTTATCAAAAAATGAAATACATTTAGAAAGACTTCAAAAATCTATTGATAATTCTAAAGAAGGTGGAGAAATCATAGCAAAAGAAGTCATATATCCTGGTGCAGAAATAATGATACATAAGAAAAAGTTTTTCCCAAACAAAGAGATAACAAAAGTCAGATTTGTTTTACATGAAGACAAAATTATTATGAGAGGTTATAATGAGGAAAATGAATGA
- a CDS encoding ComEA family DNA-binding protein, which translates to MKLKMLFSLLFIIVVFAIGFTIKEKNNLVFESSIVKVDLINCTVYDLVNIPGIGEAKAKNIIDYRNKYNFTKKEDVMKVSGIGKATYNKIKNYIYVSEKIIKLNDEKINVNKATISELESLPGIGKTTAEKIVNYRLYKKIENFEDLYNIGLKRTILSNLEGMIDF; encoded by the coding sequence ATGAAACTAAAAATGCTTTTTTCATTGTTATTTATTATAGTTGTTTTTGCAATAGGATTCACAATAAAAGAAAAGAACAATCTTGTTTTTGAATCTTCTATTGTTAAAGTTGATTTAATTAATTGTACAGTTTATGATTTGGTCAATATTCCTGGTATTGGTGAAGCCAAAGCAAAGAATATAATTGATTACAGAAATAAATATAATTTCACCAAAAAAGAAGACGTAATGAAAGTAAGTGGTATAGGGAAAGCTACCTACAATAAAATTAAAAACTATATTTATGTGAGTGAAAAAATAATTAAATTAAATGATGAAAAAATTAATGTAAATAAAGCAACAATATCTGAACTTGAAAGTCTTCCCGGTATAGGAAAAACAACTGCTGAAAAAATTGTTAACTACAGATTATATAAAAAGATAGAAAATTTTGAAGATTTGTACAATATTGGACTAAAAAGAACAATTTTGAGTAATTTGGAAGGAATGATAGATTTTTGA
- a CDS encoding ATP-binding protein, protein MQKITLGILSDKKYIRLVRSTLKEFLKLNNYDNSEEIFMIELAINEAIANIIEHTYNFEEKNNIYLEINLEKNKLTVSIKDEGPKINVDNIKHRDLEDYQDSGLGVFIIKSVFDSIEWIDIDGGNMQILSKTLV, encoded by the coding sequence ATGCAAAAAATTACTTTGGGAATATTATCTGATAAAAAATATATACGCTTGGTTAGATCCACATTAAAAGAATTTTTAAAGTTAAACAATTATGACAATTCAGAAGAAATTTTTATGATTGAATTGGCTATTAATGAAGCTATCGCAAACATTATAGAACATACTTACAATTTTGAAGAAAAAAACAACATTTATCTTGAGATAAATTTAGAAAAAAATAAATTAACAGTTTCTATTAAAGATGAAGGTCCAAAGATAAATGTTGATAATATAAAACATAGAGATTTAGAAGATTATCAAGATAGTGGCTTAGGAGTTTTCATTATAAAAAGTGTTTTTGATAGTATTGAATGGATAGATATTGATGGGGGAAATATGCAAATACTTTCAAAAACTTTAGTTTAA
- the thyX gene encoding FAD-dependent thymidylate synthase has protein sequence MKINVLDKGFVHLVDCMGDDRSAVRAARVSYGKELSTEEKDKKLINYLLKHGHFSPFEHISFTFHVKAPIFVVRQWFRHRIGMSPNEISRRYTSKQADEFYLPDHIRIQDTKNKQGSFKTDDKELTQKAINKIEKIYDETYSVYKELLDMGVAREMARTVLPVGQYTEFYLTTNARAIMHFLDLRADSHAQWEIQEYAKAIAEVFKEKCPWTYESFIKNDYKGNILD, from the coding sequence ATGAAAATTAATGTTTTAGATAAAGGTTTTGTACATCTTGTAGATTGTATGGGAGATGATAGATCTGCCGTTAGAGCTGCAAGAGTTTCATATGGAAAAGAACTATCTACCGAAGAAAAAGATAAAAAGTTGATCAATTATCTTTTAAAACATGGACATTTTTCACCTTTTGAACATATTTCTTTTACTTTCCATGTCAAAGCCCCTATTTTTGTTGTCAGACAATGGTTTAGACATAGAATAGGAATGTCTCCAAATGAAATAAGTAGAAGATATACCAGCAAGCAAGCAGATGAATTTTATCTTCCAGATCATATTAGAATACAGGACACAAAAAATAAACAGGGAAGTTTTAAAACCGATGATAAAGAACTAACTCAAAAAGCCATAAATAAAATTGAAAAGATTTACGATGAAACTTATTCAGTGTACAAAGAATTACTGGATATGGGAGTTGCGAGAGAAATGGCAAGAACTGTATTGCCTGTTGGTCAGTATACTGAATTTTATCTTACTACAAATGCAAGGGCTATAATGCATTTTCTTGATTTAAGGGCTGATTCACATGCACAATGGGAAATTCAGGAATACGCCAAAGCAATTGCCGAGGTTTTTAAAGAAAAATGCCCTTGGACTTATGAATCTTTCATTAAAAACGATTACAAAGGAAATATATTAGATTAA
- a CDS encoding CBS domain-containing protein, whose product MISPHNDVDKLVNILSKVFSNTSIENIMSSPPIVVTEETKIKYAKEVMRIKGISGMPVIKRNLKLAGILSIEDIIKVFESGDLNDRVDKWMTKDVVYLSNTDTIMKFLELNDSKKFGRYPVCNDSGKVVGVVTKLDILEWMFKKLGYIYVHDDRRYKTLNKQFVSSITGEEVNRENSDFKFKVNYKSVEMVGLGATKLKKFLIEKGIKQDLVRKISISTYEGEANIVIHSNSEGCIYCWINEDHIKVFIEDRGKGIEDIETALTEGYSTAPENVREKGFGAGMGLPNMKRFSDRMTLISSLNKGVKLEMLFYLNDQGG is encoded by the coding sequence ATGATCAGCCCTCATAATGATGTAGATAAGCTTGTGAATATCTTATCAAAAGTTTTCTCTAATACTTCAATAGAAAATATTATGAGTTCTCCTCCCATAGTAGTTACTGAAGAAACCAAAATTAAATATGCTAAGGAAGTTATGAGAATAAAGGGTATTTCTGGCATGCCTGTAATTAAGCGAAATTTAAAGTTAGCTGGTATACTTTCCATTGAAGATATAATCAAAGTTTTTGAAAGTGGGGATCTAAACGATCGTGTTGATAAATGGATGACAAAAGATGTTGTTTACCTCTCTAACACTGACACTATAATGAAGTTTTTGGAATTAAATGATTCAAAAAAATTTGGTAGATACCCAGTTTGTAATGATTCGGGTAAAGTTGTTGGGGTAGTAACCAAGTTGGATATTTTAGAGTGGATGTTCAAGAAACTTGGATATATATATGTTCATGATGACCGAAGGTATAAAACTTTGAATAAACAATTTGTTTCTTCTATTACAGGTGAAGAAGTAAATAGAGAAAATTCTGATTTTAAATTCAAAGTTAACTATAAATCTGTTGAAATGGTCGGATTAGGTGCTACAAAATTGAAAAAATTTTTGATTGAAAAAGGTATAAAACAAGATTTAGTTAGAAAAATATCTATTTCAACATATGAGGGCGAGGCAAATATAGTAATACATTCTAACTCTGAAGGATGTATTTATTGCTGGATAAATGAAGACCATATAAAGGTTTTTATAGAAGATAGGGGTAAAGGAATAGAAGATATTGAAACTGCATTGACTGAAGGTTATTCAACGGCACCAGAAAACGTAAGAGAAAAAGGATTTGGAGCTGGCATGGGATTACCAAATATGAAAAGATTTTCTGACAGGATGACCTTGATATCGAGTCTGAATAAAGGGGTAAAACTTGAAATGTTATTTTATTTAAATGATCAGGGGGGATAA